One window from the genome of Aeromonas sp. FDAARGOS 1405 encodes:
- a CDS encoding M28 family metallopeptidase encodes MKYTALAFAITALLAGCNTSTNDSQAPAAAEQAYEYLVQLSSTAEGIGARPTGTEAETRAAAWIQDHLTGWGYDVQRQPFTYTKNGASKNSQNLIAELKGKSDKVILIGAHYDSTGDKKGSEGATDNGAGVAALLAVAEELKGQTLPYTVRFAFFGAEENGLNGSKAYAASLDSTAVAKLLAMVNYDTIAGGDIVYVHSAHSDVAEYNCADPSRYSFDPKVRDRLLTLSKQTATPFAIHPSYSGYPEGETGSWSDHAPFACLGVPIAYVEATNFTINGADGYDGYSQSTNPALWDCYDDATKSACDRDSETQWGKIWHTQYDRLDKMAELFPGRVESQLGANTDLMIRFLKEPGL; translated from the coding sequence ATGAAATACACAGCATTGGCGTTTGCCATCACCGCTTTGCTTGCGGGGTGCAACACATCAACAAATGACTCGCAAGCTCCTGCCGCCGCCGAGCAAGCCTATGAGTATCTGGTGCAGTTGAGTTCAACCGCAGAAGGGATTGGCGCACGCCCCACGGGGACAGAGGCAGAAACTCGTGCCGCGGCCTGGATCCAGGACCATCTGACCGGTTGGGGCTACGATGTGCAACGCCAGCCCTTCACCTACACCAAAAATGGCGCCAGTAAAAACTCCCAAAACCTGATCGCAGAGCTCAAGGGTAAGAGTGACAAGGTGATCCTGATCGGCGCCCACTACGACAGCACAGGTGACAAGAAAGGCTCTGAAGGGGCCACCGACAACGGCGCTGGCGTCGCGGCCCTGCTGGCAGTGGCGGAGGAGCTTAAAGGACAAACCTTGCCCTACACGGTTCGCTTTGCATTCTTCGGCGCGGAGGAGAACGGTCTCAACGGTTCCAAAGCCTATGCCGCCAGCCTCGACAGCACCGCCGTCGCCAAGCTGCTGGCGATGGTGAACTACGACACCATCGCCGGGGGCGACATCGTCTACGTCCACTCAGCCCACTCGGACGTCGCCGAATACAACTGCGCCGATCCGAGCCGCTACAGCTTCGATCCCAAGGTGCGGGATCGCCTCCTCACCCTCTCCAAACAGACAGCGACCCCATTTGCCATTCATCCCAGCTACAGCGGTTATCCGGAAGGGGAGACCGGCAGCTGGTCAGATCACGCCCCCTTTGCCTGCCTGGGGGTGCCGATCGCCTACGTTGAAGCGACCAACTTCACCATCAACGGTGCAGATGGCTACGACGGCTACTCCCAAAGTACCAATCCCGCACTATGGGATTGCTACGACGATGCCACCAAGAGCGCCTGCGATCGTGACAGCGAAACCCAGTGGGGAAAAATCTGGCACACCCAGTATGACCGCCTCGACAAGATGGCGGAACTATTCCCAGGCAGAGTAGAAAGCCAACTTGGCGCCAACACCGACCTGATGATCCGCTTCCTCAAGGAACCGGGTTTGTAA
- the trmB gene encoding tRNA (guanosine(46)-N7)-methyltransferase TrmB, producing the protein MPVTQDVFNEDGKFMRKIRSFVRREGRLTKGQEKALEELWPVMGIDFEPKQLDLVALFGREAPVVLEIGFGMGASLVEMAKNAPEKNFIGIEVHSPGVGACLGTAQEAGVTNLKVICHDAVEVLEHMIPNGSLSCLQLFFPDPWHKSRHHKRRIVQPAFAQDIRQKLAIGGVFHMATDWENYAEHMLEVMSAAEGYENTSATGNWVPRPDWRPLTKFEQRGHRLGHGVWDLIFKRFS; encoded by the coding sequence ATGCCTGTGACCCAAGATGTATTTAACGAAGACGGCAAGTTCATGCGCAAGATCCGCAGCTTTGTCCGTCGCGAAGGCCGCCTGACCAAAGGGCAGGAGAAGGCCCTGGAAGAGCTTTGGCCGGTCATGGGCATCGATTTCGAGCCAAAGCAGCTCGATCTGGTCGCACTGTTTGGCCGTGAAGCACCTGTGGTGCTGGAGATCGGCTTTGGTATGGGCGCCTCTCTGGTGGAGATGGCCAAGAATGCCCCCGAGAAGAACTTCATCGGCATCGAAGTGCACTCCCCGGGCGTGGGTGCCTGTCTGGGCACCGCTCAGGAAGCGGGCGTCACCAATCTGAAAGTGATCTGCCACGATGCGGTGGAAGTGCTGGAGCACATGATCCCGAACGGTTCACTCTCCTGCCTGCAGCTCTTCTTCCCGGATCCCTGGCACAAGAGCCGTCACCACAAGCGTCGCATCGTACAGCCTGCATTTGCCCAGGATATTCGTCAGAAGCTGGCCATCGGTGGCGTGTTCCACATGGCGACCGACTGGGAAAACTATGCCGAGCACATGCTGGAAGTGATGAGTGCCGCCGAGGGTTACGAGAACACCTCCGCCACCGGCAACTGGGTGCCCCGTCCGGACTGGCGTCCGCTGACCAAATTTGAACAACGCGGCCACCGTCTGGGCCACGGGGTTTGGGATCTGATTTTCAAGCGTTTCAGCTAA
- a CDS encoding YggL family protein, which yields MANRSRRLRKKLRVDEFQEMGFDISFNFPVGTAEETIDAVVDAMIDEVVEPRKLAFAGSGHLAWEGMICTQQLGKCTEEDRAAVKSWLEGKGMEAVVVTELFDLWYGEPA from the coding sequence ATGGCCAATCGTAGCCGCCGCCTGCGCAAGAAACTGCGCGTCGATGAATTCCAGGAAATGGGTTTCGACATCAGTTTCAACTTCCCGGTCGGCACTGCCGAAGAGACCATCGATGCGGTAGTCGATGCGATGATCGATGAGGTTGTTGAACCCCGTAAACTAGCTTTTGCCGGCTCCGGTCACCTGGCCTGGGAAGGGATGATCTGCACCCAGCAACTGGGCAAGTGTACCGAAGAAGACCGCGCTGCCGTCAAATCCTGGCTGGAAGGCAAGGGGATGGAAGCCGTGGTCGTTACCGAGCTGTTCGACCTCTGGTACGGTGAACCGGCCTGA
- the glsB gene encoding glutaminase B, protein MVLSSELLASILEEVRPLLGQGKVADYIPALAQVPADRLGIAVCTVEGELFTAGDAFEPFSIQSISKALSLTLALTLYQEEEIWARVGKEPSGQPFNSLVQLEFEQGIPRNPFINAGALVVSDLLETRLTAPRQRTLELVRRLSGNPAIMADQVVARSEYQHSARNAAIAYLMKAYGNFENEVDKVLQSYFNACAIRMSCVDLARAFIYLANRGVPLGESVPLLPARTTKQVNALLATCGLYDEAGDFAYRVGMPGKSGVGGGIIALIPGELCVCVWSPELNKAGNSLAGTAALELLAERLGRSIF, encoded by the coding sequence ATGGTGTTGTCATCCGAATTACTGGCCAGCATCCTTGAAGAGGTGCGCCCGTTGCTGGGACAAGGCAAGGTGGCCGACTACATTCCGGCACTGGCTCAGGTACCGGCCGATCGGCTTGGTATCGCAGTCTGTACCGTCGAAGGGGAGCTGTTCACCGCCGGTGACGCTTTTGAACCCTTCTCCATCCAGAGTATCTCCAAGGCCCTGAGCCTGACCCTGGCACTCACCCTCTATCAGGAGGAGGAGATCTGGGCCCGGGTTGGCAAGGAGCCCTCCGGCCAGCCCTTCAACTCGCTGGTGCAGCTCGAGTTCGAGCAGGGGATCCCCCGCAACCCCTTTATTAATGCCGGGGCGCTGGTGGTGAGCGATCTGCTTGAGACCCGCCTCACTGCGCCCCGTCAGCGTACCCTCGAGCTGGTGCGCCGTCTTTCCGGCAATCCGGCCATCATGGCGGATCAGGTGGTCGCCCGCTCCGAATATCAGCACTCTGCCCGCAACGCCGCCATCGCCTATCTGATGAAGGCCTATGGCAACTTCGAAAACGAAGTGGACAAGGTGCTGCAAAGCTACTTCAATGCCTGTGCCATCCGCATGAGCTGCGTCGATCTGGCGCGGGCATTCATCTATCTGGCCAACCGTGGTGTGCCACTGGGCGAGAGCGTACCGCTGCTGCCAGCCCGCACCACCAAGCAGGTCAACGCCCTGCTCGCCACCTGCGGCCTCTATGACGAGGCGGGCGATTTTGCCTATCGGGTCGGCATGCCGGGCAAATCGGGGGTCGGCGGCGGTATCATCGCCCTGATCCCGGGCGAGCTCTGCGTCTGTGTCTGGTCGCCGGAGCTCAACAAAGCCGGCAACTCGCTGGCAGGGACGGCAGCGCTGGAGTTATTGGCCGAGCGTCTGGGTCGCTCCATTTTTTAA
- a CDS encoding sulfurtransferase: MKRHLRFLQAALATLLLWCALPAVAGELPPLSLADAKAKQAVILDTRASYFYQGWPMEGEKQGGHVAGAENLSAEWKYSDEEWPKALEIKGLKADRPVALYGASREVAEVARLLRKQGIKQLFELQGWQAAPRESLARWQQLVYPRWLADLQEGKPVAAAPKGDWKLFEVDWGSPKAYLISHIPGAGYIDTNSLEEEPLWNKVSDEALKKLLLDNGIRHDTTVILYGRNTMAAARAAHLMMYAGVEDVRLLDGGLDAWFIQHLRTETGLPNKYEPVKEFGVAIPAHPEYYTTLSQAKELLKKPDSALVSVRTWDEFVGNTSGYSYIKPKGDIPGAKWGHGGVDANSMSDFHNPDGTMKPAREILAMWDQWNIEPTQQAAFYCGTGWRASEAFFYAWLMDWKRISVYDGGWYEWSSDPKNPTVTGERQPAKS; encoded by the coding sequence ATGAAACGACATCTTCGCTTCCTGCAGGCCGCGCTGGCGACCTTACTGCTCTGGTGTGCCCTGCCCGCCGTGGCAGGGGAGTTGCCACCGCTCTCGCTGGCCGATGCCAAGGCCAAACAGGCTGTCATCCTGGATACCCGCGCCAGCTACTTCTATCAGGGGTGGCCGATGGAAGGGGAGAAGCAGGGCGGTCATGTGGCGGGCGCCGAGAACCTCTCAGCCGAGTGGAAATACAGCGATGAAGAGTGGCCAAAGGCGCTCGAGATCAAGGGGCTGAAAGCCGATCGTCCGGTAGCCCTCTACGGTGCGTCCCGCGAAGTGGCCGAGGTGGCCCGTCTGCTGCGCAAGCAGGGGATCAAGCAGCTGTTCGAGCTGCAAGGGTGGCAAGCCGCACCGCGCGAGTCGCTGGCACGCTGGCAGCAGCTGGTCTATCCGCGCTGGTTGGCGGATCTGCAAGAGGGCAAGCCGGTTGCCGCGGCGCCCAAGGGTGACTGGAAGCTGTTTGAGGTGGATTGGGGTTCACCCAAGGCCTACCTCATCAGCCACATCCCGGGGGCCGGTTATATCGATACCAACAGCCTCGAAGAGGAGCCGCTGTGGAACAAGGTCTCTGACGAAGCGCTCAAGAAGCTGCTGCTGGATAACGGCATCCGTCACGACACCACCGTGATCCTTTACGGTCGCAACACCATGGCGGCCGCCCGTGCCGCGCACCTGATGATGTATGCGGGGGTGGAAGATGTACGCCTGCTGGACGGTGGTCTGGATGCCTGGTTTATCCAGCACCTGCGCACCGAAACCGGTCTGCCCAACAAATATGAGCCGGTGAAGGAGTTTGGCGTGGCCATTCCCGCTCACCCCGAGTACTACACCACGTTAAGTCAGGCAAAAGAGCTGCTCAAGAAGCCCGATAGCGCACTGGTCAGCGTGCGTACTTGGGACGAGTTTGTCGGCAACACCTCAGGTTACAGCTACATCAAGCCGAAGGGCGATATTCCGGGGGCCAAGTGGGGTCACGGTGGGGTGGATGCCAACAGCATGAGCGACTTCCACAACCCGGACGGCACCATGAAGCCGGCCCGCGAGATCCTCGCCATGTGGGACCAGTGGAATATCGAGCCGACCCAGCAGGCTGCGTTCTACTGCGGTACCGGCTGGCGCGCCTCCGAGGCCTTCTTCTACGCCTGGCTGATGGACTGGAAACGGATCAGCGTCTACGACGGCGGTTGGTACGAGTGGAGTTCCGATCCCAAGAACCCGACCGTGACCGGTGAGCGCCAGCCCGCCAAGTCATGA
- a CDS encoding S8 family peptidase, with translation MRRIWTGLLVAGVLAQGVMAAERARYLVQLKPGAEAAVLAQSKGMGGELALQLPEQHALALWLPAAAATALARNPNVLWVEPDAKRYASAETLPYGIPMVQAPQLSDGMAGEVLVCIIDSGYSGNHPDLPHGAQVQGSDNAGTGSWSSDENGHGTHVAGTIAAIGGNDMGVVGVLPNQSVPLHIIKVFGANGWAYTSNLVGALNACKQGMSSRGFTRMVINMSLGGNVPSKTEEQAFNQAYSQNVLSVAAAGNAGNTSKSYPASYSSVVSVAAIDSSKQLAYFSQRNDQVELAAPGVAVLSTVPSGYANYSGTSMATPHVVGVAALAWSQRLECSNDQLRQTLRSSALDLGTVGRDNSYGYGLVQARAAAERLALGCGPGTGGSGKPGGRK, from the coding sequence ATGAGACGGATATGGACAGGCCTGCTGGTGGCAGGCGTACTGGCACAGGGGGTAATGGCTGCCGAACGGGCTCGTTATCTGGTGCAACTCAAGCCGGGGGCGGAGGCCGCTGTGCTGGCCCAAAGCAAAGGGATGGGGGGCGAGCTGGCCCTGCAACTGCCCGAGCAGCATGCGCTGGCGCTCTGGTTGCCAGCTGCTGCAGCGACAGCGCTGGCGCGCAACCCCAACGTGCTGTGGGTGGAGCCGGATGCCAAGCGTTATGCCAGTGCCGAGACCCTGCCTTATGGCATTCCCATGGTACAGGCGCCACAACTGAGCGATGGTATGGCCGGAGAGGTGCTGGTGTGCATCATTGACTCTGGCTATAGCGGCAATCACCCGGATCTGCCCCATGGGGCGCAGGTGCAGGGTAGTGACAACGCAGGTACAGGCAGCTGGAGCAGTGACGAAAACGGTCACGGCACCCACGTGGCAGGCACCATAGCCGCCATTGGGGGGAACGACATGGGCGTGGTCGGTGTCTTGCCGAATCAGAGTGTTCCGCTGCACATCATCAAGGTGTTTGGCGCCAACGGCTGGGCTTATACCTCCAACCTGGTGGGGGCCCTCAATGCCTGCAAGCAGGGGATGAGCAGTCGTGGCTTTACCCGCATGGTCATCAACATGAGCCTGGGGGGCAATGTGCCCAGCAAGACGGAAGAGCAGGCGTTCAATCAGGCTTACAGCCAGAATGTGTTGAGTGTGGCGGCGGCGGGCAATGCGGGCAACACCAGCAAGTCCTATCCCGCCTCTTACAGCAGTGTGGTGAGCGTGGCTGCGATCGATAGCAGCAAGCAGTTGGCTTACTTCTCCCAACGCAATGATCAGGTGGAGCTGGCGGCCCCCGGTGTTGCTGTACTCTCGACCGTGCCGAGTGGTTATGCCAACTACAGTGGTACCTCGATGGCGACGCCGCATGTGGTCGGGGTTGCTGCCCTGGCATGGTCACAGCGGCTGGAGTGCAGCAATGATCAACTGCGCCAGACCCTTCGCAGCAGCGCCCTGGATCTGGGGACTGTCGGGCGGGATAACAGCTATGGCTATGGTTTGGTGCAGGCCAGAGCCGCGGCAGAACGGCTAGCACTTGGCTGTGGTCCCGGTACCGGTGGTAGTGGCAAACCGGGTGGTCGCAAGTAG
- a CDS encoding YgdI/YgdR family lipoprotein: MKKFMMILVCALGLVACSSQYIMSTKDGKMITTESKPKLDESTGMYRYYDHEGREVMINKEDVTQIMER, from the coding sequence ATGAAAAAATTTATGATGATCCTGGTGTGCGCCCTGGGGCTGGTAGCATGCAGTTCCCAATACATCATGAGCACCAAGGATGGCAAGATGATCACCACAGAGAGCAAGCCCAAGCTGGACGAGAGTACCGGTATGTATCGCTATTACGATCATGAAGGGCGTGAGGTGATGATCAATAAAGAAGATGTGACCCAGATCATGGAGCGTTGA
- a CDS encoding DUF2541 family protein yields the protein MSLMSIWNSRFSARTLLGGVLLVVASASHAGDDQFTLGRTILLGAGDHGATIPLVICRQTKYIKVKAERDLTLDRVVVTYGGDRTKTIRFDREMSSDKETEWKSLGSRRCVKKIEVYGNSERSKAGVKVFGRK from the coding sequence ATGTCCCTGATGTCTATCTGGAATTCCCGTTTTTCCGCGCGCACCCTGCTAGGTGGTGTCTTGCTGGTGGTGGCGTCAGCCAGCCATGCTGGCGATGATCAGTTCACGCTGGGGCGGACTATTTTGCTGGGGGCCGGTGATCATGGTGCGACAATTCCTTTGGTGATTTGCCGTCAGACCAAATATATCAAGGTGAAGGCGGAACGTGATTTGACCCTGGATCGGGTGGTGGTGACCTATGGTGGTGATCGTACCAAAACCATTCGCTTCGATCGGGAGATGAGCAGTGATAAAGAGACCGAGTGGAAATCACTGGGTTCGCGTCGTTGTGTGAAAAAGATCGAAGTGTACGGTAATTCAGAGCGCAGCAAAGCGGGCGTAAAAGTATTCGGCCGTAAATAA
- the mog gene encoding molybdopterin adenylyltransferase yields the protein MSKAKIGIVTVSDRASAGIYEDLSGKAIIDTLNAYLTSEWEPVYQVIPDEQDQIEATLIRLADEERCCLIVTTGGTGPAKRDVTPEATEAVCDRMMPGFGELMRAESLKFVPTAILSRQTAGLRDDTLIVNLPGKPKSIRECLDAVFPAIPYCIDLMEGPYLECDETVIKPFRPKK from the coding sequence ATGAGCAAGGCAAAAATCGGTATCGTCACCGTCAGCGATCGCGCCAGCGCGGGCATCTATGAAGACCTCTCCGGCAAGGCCATCATCGACACCCTGAATGCCTATCTGACCTCGGAGTGGGAACCTGTCTATCAGGTGATCCCCGATGAACAGGATCAGATTGAAGCGACCCTGATCCGGCTGGCGGATGAGGAGCGATGCTGCCTCATCGTCACCACAGGCGGCACCGGCCCGGCCAAGCGGGATGTTACACCGGAAGCGACCGAAGCGGTGTGTGATCGCATGATGCCGGGCTTTGGCGAGCTGATGCGGGCCGAATCCCTCAAGTTTGTGCCGACCGCCATTCTGTCGCGCCAGACTGCCGGACTGCGCGATGACACCCTGATCGTCAATCTGCCGGGCAAGCCCAAATCGATTCGCGAGTGTCTGGATGCAGTATTCCCCGCCATCCCCTACTGCATCGATTTGATGGAGGGGCCCTATCTTGAGTGCGATGAAACTGTCATCAAGCCATTTCGGCCGAAAAAATAG
- a CDS encoding DUF3135 domain-containing protein — protein sequence MELPDFDTLKELAASEPSRLDAILEQQIDQLMARASPDQQRRLRGLQFKIDGQRRLAKNNLDSCIRITNMMRESFYLMRSEMSQFREEGDPPPESDGSGKIIRLADYRRRK from the coding sequence ATGGAGTTGCCTGATTTTGACACCCTGAAGGAGTTGGCTGCGAGTGAGCCCTCCCGGCTGGATGCGATTCTGGAGCAGCAGATCGACCAGTTGATGGCCCGAGCGAGCCCCGATCAGCAGCGCCGTTTGCGCGGGTTGCAGTTCAAGATTGATGGTCAGCGCCGTCTGGCGAAAAACAATCTTGATAGCTGTATCCGGATTACCAACATGATGCGGGAATCTTTTTATTTGATGCGCAGCGAAATGAGCCAGTTCAGAGAAGAGGGGGACCCTCCGCCTGAAAGCGATGGCAGTGGTAAAATAATCCGTCTGGCAGACTATCGACGTCGTAAATAA
- a CDS encoding threonine/serine exporter family protein — protein MRSITPRRVLSREQQTEITRIIVKVGQMLAQFGAESRIIEQTTVRLGMALGLESVEMAISSSAIVLTSLYQGGCVTTTRRVREHGINMQVVCEIQRICIMAEKELIGAREVRQRLEAIVPFHYHPWLVVPMVGLSCGAFSLLFGGDWPIFLVTCFSSAVAMRVRQLMARHHHSPLINFAATGFIATLLSSSATFFNWGDQPYLAMAASVLLLVPGFPLINAVSDMVKGYFNMGLARWGTATLLTISAAIGIILAMSVTGIWGWKV, from the coding sequence ATGAGAAGTATCACACCAAGACGGGTGTTGTCGCGGGAGCAACAGACAGAGATCACCCGCATTATCGTCAAGGTGGGTCAGATGTTGGCCCAGTTTGGGGCGGAGAGCCGGATCATCGAGCAGACCACGGTGCGGTTGGGGATGGCACTGGGGCTGGAGAGTGTCGAAATGGCCATCTCTTCCAGTGCCATCGTGCTCACCAGCCTCTATCAGGGGGGCTGTGTTACCACTACCCGGCGGGTGCGTGAACATGGCATCAACATGCAGGTGGTGTGCGAGATCCAGCGGATCTGCATCATGGCGGAGAAGGAGCTGATCGGTGCCCGTGAAGTGCGCCAGCGGCTCGAGGCCATCGTCCCTTTCCACTATCACCCCTGGTTGGTGGTCCCCATGGTGGGGCTCTCTTGCGGCGCCTTCAGCCTGCTGTTTGGCGGTGACTGGCCCATCTTCCTGGTGACCTGCTTCTCGTCTGCCGTGGCCATGCGGGTGCGCCAGCTGATGGCCCGCCATCACCACAGCCCGCTCATCAACTTTGCCGCCACCGGCTTTATCGCCACCTTGCTCTCTTCCAGCGCCACCTTCTTCAACTGGGGTGACCAGCCCTATCTCGCCATGGCGGCCAGCGTGCTGTTGCTGGTGCCGGGCTTTCCGCTGATCAATGCGGTTTCCGACATGGTGAAGGGCTACTTCAACATGGGGCTGGCCCGCTGGGGGACCGCGACCCTGCTGACCATCAGCGCCGCCATAGGTATCATTTTGGCCATGTCGGTCACCGGTATCTGGGGGTGGAAAGTATGA
- a CDS encoding threonine/serine exporter family protein, whose translation MMDLLWLLAKDAFWSSIPAVGFAMLFNVPPRMLKYCAMGGALAHSLRTLLIHYGMPIEWATLAAATTVGFVCVYWSRRLLAPRPVFSVASIIPMIPGSYAFKTMIAVVELNINGVTMELIQSAVENGLKALFIVGALSFGLAIPSLVVYRNRPII comes from the coding sequence ATGATGGATTTGCTCTGGCTACTCGCCAAGGATGCCTTCTGGTCCTCCATTCCGGCGGTGGGGTTTGCCATGCTGTTCAACGTGCCGCCACGGATGTTGAAGTATTGCGCCATGGGCGGCGCGCTGGCCCACAGCCTGCGTACCCTGCTGATCCACTATGGTATGCCCATCGAGTGGGCGACGCTGGCGGCGGCGACCACGGTCGGCTTTGTCTGCGTCTACTGGTCGCGCCGTCTGCTGGCGCCGCGTCCGGTGTTCAGCGTTGCCTCGATTATTCCGATGATCCCGGGCAGTTATGCGTTCAAAACCATGATTGCGGTGGTAGAGCTCAATATCAACGGCGTGACCATGGAGTTAATCCAGAGTGCGGTAGAGAACGGCCTCAAGGCGCTCTTTATCGTTGGTGCCCTCAGTTTCGGTTTGGCGATCCCCTCTCTGGTCGTGTACCGTAACCGCCCCATAATCTGA
- the folA gene encoding type 3 dihydrofolate reductase — protein sequence MKISMIAAMAHDRVIGKDNQMPWHLPADLAHFKRVTLGKPVLMGRKTFESIGRPLPGRRNLVISRNPGYQAGGIEVVGSVEAALALLASSTVEELMVIGGGHLYTEMLPSADRLYLTQIDLSVEGDTRFPAFDDGQWLRIDCESHPADEKNPHPYRFETWQRR from the coding sequence ATGAAGATTTCCATGATTGCCGCCATGGCCCACGACAGGGTGATCGGCAAGGACAACCAGATGCCCTGGCATCTGCCTGCCGATCTGGCTCACTTCAAGCGTGTCACTCTCGGTAAACCGGTATTGATGGGGCGCAAAACCTTCGAATCCATCGGTCGACCGCTGCCCGGACGGCGCAATCTGGTGATCAGCCGCAATCCCGGTTATCAGGCTGGGGGCATCGAGGTCGTGGGGTCAGTCGAGGCGGCACTGGCCCTGTTGGCGAGTAGCACGGTGGAAGAGTTGATGGTGATCGGTGGTGGTCATCTCTATACCGAGATGTTGCCGAGTGCGGATCGTCTCTACCTGACGCAAATCGATCTGTCAGTTGAAGGAGATACCCGCTTCCCCGCGTTTGATGATGGCCAGTGGCTGCGCATCGACTGCGAGAGCCACCCTGCCGATGAAAAGAACCCGCACCCCTACCGATTCGAGACCTGGCAGCGCCGCTGA
- the proV gene encoding glycine betaine/L-proline ABC transporter ATP-binding protein ProV, whose protein sequence is MTVKLEVKSLYKIFGDQPEKAFKLLAKGHDRASILQKTGQTLGVQDVNLAIDEGEIFVVMGLSGSGKSTLVRLFNRLIEPTRGQVLIDGEDIAAISDSELRQVRRKKISMVFQSFALMPHLSVLENTAFGLELAGVPLAERQQSACQALHQVGLGQWIDAFPDALSGGMKQRVGLARALANDPDILLMDEAFSALDPLIRTEMQDELLKLQASQQRTIVFISHDLDEAMRIGDRIAIMQDGQLVQVGTPDEILNQPANDYVRAFFRGVDLANVFSARDVASRKQMPLIKKHTTDGPGNALRQLKEQEREFGYVVDRRRRFIGVVSVESLGHAVRAKGRLEQALLADIQPILADTALNELISQVAAAPCQVPVVEEDGTYLGLISKANLLNTLDRSTPA, encoded by the coding sequence ATGACAGTCAAACTCGAGGTTAAATCACTCTACAAAATCTTCGGCGATCAGCCGGAAAAAGCGTTCAAATTGCTGGCGAAAGGGCATGACCGCGCCAGCATCCTGCAAAAAACCGGGCAGACCCTGGGGGTCCAGGATGTCAATCTGGCCATCGACGAAGGGGAGATCTTCGTGGTGATGGGCCTCTCCGGCTCGGGCAAATCCACCCTGGTGCGTCTCTTCAACCGGCTGATCGAGCCGACCCGCGGCCAGGTGCTGATCGATGGCGAGGACATCGCCGCCATCTCCGACAGCGAGCTGCGTCAGGTACGGCGCAAGAAGATCAGCATGGTATTCCAGTCCTTCGCCCTGATGCCGCACCTGAGCGTGCTGGAAAACACCGCCTTTGGGCTGGAGCTGGCCGGTGTGCCGCTGGCGGAGCGCCAGCAGAGCGCCTGTCAGGCGCTCCATCAGGTGGGGCTGGGTCAGTGGATCGATGCCTTCCCCGATGCCCTCTCCGGCGGCATGAAGCAGCGGGTCGGCCTGGCCCGCGCGCTGGCCAACGACCCCGACATCTTGCTGATGGACGAGGCTTTCTCCGCGCTGGATCCGCTGATCCGCACCGAGATGCAGGACGAGCTGCTCAAGCTGCAGGCCAGCCAGCAGCGCACCATCGTCTTCATCTCTCACGATCTGGACGAGGCGATGCGCATCGGCGATCGCATCGCCATCATGCAGGACGGCCAGCTGGTGCAGGTCGGCACCCCGGACGAGATCCTCAACCAGCCCGCCAACGACTATGTGCGCGCCTTCTTTCGCGGGGTGGATCTGGCCAACGTGTTCAGCGCCCGCGACGTGGCCAGCCGCAAGCAGATGCCGCTCATCAAGAAACACACCACCGACGGGCCGGGCAACGCCCTGCGCCAGCTCAAGGAGCAGGAGCGGGAGTTCGGTTACGTGGTGGATCGCCGGCGTCGCTTCATCGGGGTCGTCTCGGTGGAGTCGCTCGGTCATGCAGTCAGGGCCAAAGGCCGCCTGGAGCAGGCGCTGCTGGCGGACATCCAGCCCATTCTGGCGGACACCGCTCTCAACGAACTGATCAGCCAGGTGGCGGCCGCCCCCTGTCAGGTGCCCGTGGTCGAGGAGGATGGCACTTACCTGGGCCTCATCTCCAAGGCCAACCTGCTGAACACCCTGGACAGGAGTACCCCGGCATGA